A genome region from Tolypothrix sp. PCC 7712 includes the following:
- a CDS encoding ribbon-helix-helix protein, CopG family, whose protein sequence is MKKLTVRCSNEEYETLLKYCEETDRTQNDVLREMIRKLKKSRARSTGL, encoded by the coding sequence ATGAAGAAATTAACAGTTCGATGCTCTAATGAAGAGTATGAAACGCTTTTGAAATACTGCGAAGAAACAGATCGCACTCAAAATGACGTACTTAGAGAGATGATCCGGAAGTTGAAGAAAAGCCGTGCTAGAAGCACGGGGCTTTAG
- a CDS encoding ATP-binding protein — MSDFNNELHTQIQYSLMEKLSESERRYRELVNSLREIVFKCDRLGNVKFLNQAWTKTLGYQVADVIGSPLSNLIDANDRHLWQATLEKLQTGVEVCQELRFHHQTGVIVWLELSIQPCDESEFSGSLIHINDRKQAEVLLKQTNEELEARVEQRNTELIQANHELKLTLEKLKYTQAQLVQTEKMSSLGQLVAGIAHEINNPVNFIYANLSYASEYTEALFQIIELYQQAYPVTPLHVQEAIKYFDLEFIQQDLAKLLQSMQAGSDRIREVVLLLRNFSRLDEAEIKNVDIHVGIDHTITLLRHRLTNNSGMMGIQIIKDYGRIPLIKCYPAQMNQVFMNIINNAIDALLEAINQSQLLMPTIWISTEIIDEVWLNIGIKNNGLPIPESVMAKIFDPFFTTKTVGKGIGLGLFVSYQIVIEMHQGKLTCTSLPNKETEFCIQIPIV; from the coding sequence ATGTCAGATTTCAACAATGAATTGCATACCCAAATTCAGTACAGTTTGATGGAGAAATTGTCTGAATCGGAACGGCGTTACCGAGAATTGGTGAATAGTCTGCGCGAAATTGTGTTTAAATGCGATCGCTTGGGTAATGTGAAATTCCTCAACCAAGCTTGGACTAAAACCCTTGGCTATCAGGTAGCAGATGTCATTGGTAGCCCTTTAAGCAATTTGATTGACGCAAATGATCGGCACTTATGGCAGGCAACTTTAGAAAAGCTACAAACTGGAGTAGAAGTCTGTCAAGAACTCCGCTTTCACCATCAAACTGGTGTGATTGTGTGGCTAGAACTGTCAATTCAACCTTGTGATGAATCTGAATTCTCGGGTTCACTGATCCATATTAATGATCGTAAGCAAGCAGAAGTATTACTGAAGCAAACGAATGAAGAACTGGAAGCTAGGGTAGAACAACGCAATACTGAGCTAATTCAAGCAAACCATGAATTAAAATTAACCCTAGAGAAACTTAAATATACTCAGGCTCAATTAGTACAAACTGAAAAAATGTCGAGTCTGGGACAATTAGTAGCAGGGATTGCTCACGAAATTAATAATCCAGTTAACTTTATTTATGCCAATCTCTCTTATGCATCAGAGTATACAGAAGCATTATTCCAAATAATAGAACTTTACCAGCAAGCTTATCCAGTTACGCCGCTACATGTTCAAGAAGCAATTAAATATTTTGATTTAGAATTTATTCAACAAGACTTAGCGAAGCTATTGCAATCGATGCAAGCAGGTAGCGATCGCATTCGAGAAGTTGTATTATTGTTACGCAATTTTTCCCGGTTGGATGAAGCAGAAATCAAAAATGTTGATATTCACGTCGGTATCGATCACACAATTACATTACTTCGTCATCGCCTCACAAACAATTCGGGAATGATGGGAATTCAAATTATCAAGGATTATGGCAGAATTCCCCTGATCAAGTGCTATCCGGCGCAGATGAATCAAGTATTCATGAATATTATCAATAATGCTATTGATGCTTTACTGGAGGCAATTAACCAATCTCAACTTTTAATGCCTACAATTTGGATTAGTACAGAAATCATTGATGAAGTTTGGCTGAATATTGGGATTAAAAACAATGGTTTGCCTATACCTGAATCTGTAATGGCAAAAATCTTCGATCCGTTCTTTACAACCAAAACTGTGGGTAAGGGAATTGGACTTGGCTTATTTGTAAGTTATCAAATTGTGATAGAAATGCACCAAGGTAAATTAACCTGCACCTCTTTGCCAAACAAAGAAACAGAATTTTGCATCCAAATTCCCATTGTGTAA
- a CDS encoding CHAT domain-containing protein — translation MKHHVKSLTVFTLILSLICPIAAAANNRPSLKNTLAQSTTTNQRQAQANLLLQQGIKQANTKQLDAALQSLQQALNIYQQIKDLAGQGQTLQKLGDVYAAKKDSSKSIAAYEQSLVIARQINHRDLEARSLLNLGVVYNSLKKYDKALEFLPQSWQIAQDIKSRELQLQSLIQLLEAYKAQGNTAKLQEYQQQLATNFGNVIKYVVAFQAYSQIAVLTEQKQYQKAIELGQQVLEFFQSNKLNSDDSQLLISLSGINASSIKPELLQKTLQLAVMVQLIQTYDAIADYPKIIQLGEQLLSSVRNLNEDEWTILANISGQQQSNSLADFKKLSEMGILWLLAKSHDISGEYNKAIPLAQQTIQISRELKNPEYEANGLLILASASKSLAVTDAEHRQVLELAEQALTIAKNIKNPEIESDALNAIAEIYSNVDEYQKTIEFAAKSLELAKKSQNPAATVKPLLTLSSTYISLGNYQKSSELSQEALNIARKIKQIPIIEATSLLYWTFNQFIQGDYQKTIASSQEGLNLVPSINIPYYQQQFLMLNNLFLGIGYGGLNDHQKALDYIQKSVQIARNAQDAKSEAQMLIYLGGFYRKAKQYQQGIDAYNQATTIADKLNYSGNRAILYAGLARIYRDLKQQTTAIAYYQKAINDIEKVREKNRGLSKDLQTSFLQSVQDADRTNIADIYREYANLLLSQNRSLEASQVLELLKVQELSEFTNNNRVANLPKPMGQTPAETKLIKNYGSLIAFGQKFDECQKNNCVEKTKLADERDALISEFNQKIQNLEKNVRDRLSKDRGNLDTQDLRSIGKKIVESQPGTVLMNVFVVEDKTWLLWVSKGGVVKSVEVSVGEPKIRETVNKFRKLLQNPSSDINEVKATGKQLYDWLIKPVEPELKANKIENLVFSLDRAARYIPISALFDGKQYLVENYNISTVLSAGLTDTDSRLPAGTANTKVLGLGLSKAVPGFNALPNVPAELDAIIRQKPSDKNGIYPGQEYLNQAFDYRTLRDNLKGHNILHIATHGVFVPGKQDDSYLVLGTGEKLPIPKIDNLEDLSDVHLVVLSACETALGETAKDGLEIPGVSFYFLNRRAKAVMASLWLVDDASTSLLMQQFYANLAKDSHPTKAQALRQAQLSLLSSNNSANSNVERGAINVEAVPGAPTTPKRNLTNFTHPYYWAPFILMGNGW, via the coding sequence ATGAAACACCATGTTAAATCTCTTACCGTCTTTACTTTAATACTTTCTTTAATTTGCCCGATCGCAGCAGCAGCTAATAACCGTCCATCGCTCAAAAATACTTTAGCCCAATCCACAACCACGAACCAGCGCCAAGCCCAAGCTAATCTGCTGTTACAGCAAGGTATTAAACAAGCGAATACTAAACAGCTAGATGCTGCATTGCAGTCTTTACAACAAGCATTAAATATCTATCAACAAATTAAAGATTTGGCGGGACAAGGTCAAACTCTACAAAAATTAGGCGATGTTTATGCTGCCAAAAAAGATAGTAGCAAATCTATTGCTGCTTACGAGCAAAGTTTGGTAATTGCAAGGCAAATTAATCACCGAGATTTAGAAGCTAGAAGTCTGCTGAATTTAGGTGTGGTATATAACAGCCTCAAGAAATATGACAAAGCACTGGAGTTTTTACCCCAGAGTTGGCAAATCGCCCAAGATATTAAAAGTCGTGAGTTGCAGTTGCAGTCTTTAATTCAGTTATTGGAAGCTTATAAGGCTCAAGGTAATACTGCCAAATTACAAGAATATCAGCAGCAATTAGCTACTAATTTTGGCAATGTAATTAAATATGTAGTAGCTTTTCAAGCTTACAGTCAAATAGCTGTATTGACCGAGCAAAAACAATACCAAAAAGCTATTGAACTTGGGCAGCAGGTACTCGAGTTTTTTCAAAGCAATAAACTTAATAGTGATGATAGTCAGTTATTAATCAGCTTATCTGGTATTAATGCTTCCTCTATTAAACCAGAATTACTACAAAAAACGCTGCAGTTAGCAGTAATGGTACAACTAATTCAAACTTATGATGCGATAGCTGACTATCCTAAAATTATCCAGCTTGGGGAACAGTTGCTGTCGTCTGTACGCAATCTCAATGAAGATGAGTGGACAATACTAGCTAATATTTCTGGACAGCAACAAAGTAATTCATTGGCAGATTTTAAGAAATTATCAGAAATGGGTATTTTGTGGTTACTAGCAAAATCACACGATATTTCTGGAGAATACAATAAAGCGATTCCATTGGCACAACAAACTATACAAATATCGCGGGAACTGAAAAATCCAGAGTATGAGGCTAATGGATTGCTAATTCTAGCTAGTGCTTCTAAATCTTTAGCTGTAACTGATGCAGAACATCGCCAGGTTTTGGAATTAGCCGAGCAAGCTTTGACAATTGCTAAAAACATCAAAAATCCAGAGATTGAGTCAGATGCTTTGAATGCGATCGCGGAGATTTACAGTAATGTAGATGAATATCAAAAAACCATTGAGTTTGCTGCTAAAAGTTTAGAACTTGCTAAAAAAAGCCAGAATCCGGCTGCAACAGTTAAACCTTTATTAACATTATCTAGCACCTATATCAGTTTAGGAAATTACCAAAAATCTAGCGAATTATCTCAAGAAGCATTAAATATTGCCCGCAAGATTAAGCAAATTCCTATAATTGAAGCCACATCTCTGTTGTATTGGACTTTTAACCAGTTTATTCAGGGAGACTATCAAAAGACTATTGCTTCATCTCAAGAAGGTTTAAATTTAGTCCCTAGTATCAACATTCCCTATTATCAACAACAATTTTTGATGTTGAACAATCTATTTTTAGGAATTGGATATGGGGGATTGAATGATCACCAAAAAGCCCTGGATTACATTCAAAAAAGTGTACAAATAGCCAGAAATGCTCAAGATGCAAAATCAGAAGCGCAAATGCTGATATATTTAGGCGGCTTTTATCGAAAGGCGAAACAATACCAGCAAGGAATTGATGCCTATAACCAAGCTACTACTATTGCAGATAAATTAAATTATTCTGGCAATCGAGCTATATTATATGCAGGTTTAGCGAGAATTTACCGAGATTTAAAGCAACAAACAACGGCGATTGCTTATTATCAAAAAGCAATTAATGATATTGAGAAAGTTAGGGAGAAAAATCGGGGACTTTCAAAAGACTTACAAACATCTTTTCTGCAGTCTGTGCAAGATGCAGATCGGACGAATATTGCTGACATTTATCGTGAATATGCTAACTTATTACTGTCTCAAAATCGCAGTTTAGAAGCTAGCCAAGTTTTAGAACTGTTAAAGGTACAAGAATTAAGCGAATTTACGAATAATAATAGAGTCGCGAATCTTCCTAAGCCAATGGGTCAAACTCCTGCTGAAACCAAGCTCATAAAAAATTATGGGAGTTTGATTGCTTTTGGACAAAAATTTGATGAATGTCAAAAAAATAATTGCGTAGAGAAAACTAAATTAGCAGATGAACGAGATGCCTTAATTTCAGAGTTTAATCAAAAGATTCAAAACTTAGAGAAAAATGTGCGCGATCGCCTCTCGAAAGACCGAGGTAATCTTGATACCCAAGACCTCAGAAGTATAGGCAAGAAAATTGTCGAATCGCAACCAGGAACAGTGTTAATGAATGTGTTTGTGGTAGAAGATAAAACTTGGTTGTTGTGGGTATCGAAAGGAGGTGTGGTTAAAAGTGTAGAAGTCTCTGTAGGTGAGCCAAAAATTAGAGAAACGGTGAATAAATTCCGCAAGTTGCTGCAAAATCCTAGTTCTGATATTAATGAAGTGAAAGCAACTGGGAAGCAACTCTATGATTGGTTAATTAAACCAGTAGAACCAGAATTAAAAGCTAATAAAATTGAAAATCTGGTCTTCTCTTTGGATCGTGCGGCACGTTATATACCCATCAGCGCGTTATTTGATGGTAAGCAATATCTAGTAGAAAACTATAATATTTCTACAGTCCTCTCGGCTGGTTTAACAGATACAGATTCGCGCCTTCCGGCTGGAACCGCTAATACCAAAGTTTTAGGCTTAGGTTTATCTAAGGCTGTCCCCGGATTTAATGCTTTACCTAATGTTCCCGCAGAACTAGACGCAATTATTCGCCAAAAACCAAGTGATAAAAATGGGATTTATCCTGGTCAAGAATATCTCAATCAGGCATTTGATTATCGGACTTTACGTGATAATCTGAAAGGGCATAATATTTTGCACATCGCTACACATGGCGTATTTGTCCCAGGAAAACAAGATGATTCTTATTTAGTCTTAGGGACTGGGGAAAAATTGCCAATTCCCAAAATTGATAATTTGGAAGATTTAAGTGATGTACATTTGGTAGTGCTTTCTGCTTGTGAAACTGCATTAGGTGAAACAGCAAAAGACGGGTTAGAGATTCCTGGTGTCAGCTTTTATTTTCTCAACCGTCGTGCGAAGGCTGTTATGGCTTCTTTATGGCTGGTGGATGATGCTAGCACTAGTTTACTAATGCAACAATTTTATGCAAACTTAGCGAAAGATAGCCACCCAACAAAAGCCCAGGCTTTACGTCAAGCGCAACTTAGTTTGTTGAGTAGTAATAATTCTGCAAATAGCAATGTTGAACGAGGGGCGATTAATGTGGAAGCAGTACCAGGCGCACCTACAACACCAAAAAGAAATCTTACTAACTTTACACATCCATATTATTGGGCCCCATTTATTTTGATGGGTAATGGTTGGTAA
- the rlmN gene encoding 23S rRNA (adenine(2503)-C(2))-methyltransferase RlmN, translating into MSATPLVSQVDSPNSEKLENIPPLLGASVTELTAWVQQQGQPGYRGKQLHDWIYHKGVRSLADITVFPKQWRADLAEIPIGRSKIHYRSEARDGTVKYLLQLSDGQIIETVGIPSFGKGGEISKTRLTVCVSTQVGCPMACDFCATGKGGYKRNLARHEIVDQVLTVQEDFQQRVSNVVFMGLGEPLLNTENVLAALKSLNQDVGIGQRSLTVSTVGIRDRIRQLAQHHLQITLAVSLHAPNQALREQLIPSARPYPLEDLLAECREYVEITGRRVTFEYILLAGVNDLPEHALQLAKCLRGFQSHVNLIPYNPIQEVDYKRPSSDRIQAFLNVLQQQNIAVSVRYSRGLDADAACGQLRASKS; encoded by the coding sequence ATGTCTGCTACGCCGCTTGTATCTCAGGTTGACTCACCCAACTCAGAAAAGTTAGAAAATATTCCCCCTTTACTAGGTGCGTCTGTTACCGAGTTAACTGCTTGGGTACAGCAGCAAGGACAACCTGGTTATCGAGGTAAGCAGCTGCATGATTGGATTTATCATAAAGGAGTGCGATCGCTTGCTGATATCACTGTTTTTCCTAAGCAATGGCGTGCGGATTTAGCAGAAATTCCCATTGGACGTTCCAAGATACATTACCGCTCGGAAGCAAGGGACGGCACAGTTAAATATTTATTGCAACTGTCAGATGGACAAATTATCGAAACTGTGGGGATTCCCAGTTTTGGTAAAGGGGGAGAAATTTCCAAAACCCGCTTAACAGTCTGTGTCTCTACTCAGGTGGGTTGTCCGATGGCTTGTGATTTCTGCGCTACTGGGAAAGGCGGCTATAAGCGCAACTTAGCCAGACATGAAATTGTCGATCAGGTGTTGACTGTACAAGAAGATTTTCAGCAACGGGTAAGTAATGTAGTATTCATGGGATTGGGCGAACCGTTGTTAAATACGGAGAATGTCTTAGCAGCCCTGAAATCCCTCAATCAAGATGTCGGTATCGGACAGCGATCGCTTACTGTTTCTACAGTGGGTATTCGCGATCGCATTCGTCAGTTAGCCCAACATCATCTCCAAATTACTCTCGCTGTCAGTCTCCACGCACCTAACCAAGCACTGCGAGAACAACTGATACCCAGCGCCCGCCCTTATCCTTTAGAAGATTTATTAGCAGAATGTCGGGAATATGTGGAAATTACTGGTCGTCGTGTAACTTTTGAATATATTCTGCTGGCTGGTGTCAACGACTTACCAGAACATGCTTTGCAATTAGCCAAATGCTTGCGGGGTTTCCAAAGCCATGTCAATTTAATTCCCTATAATCCTATTCAAGAAGTAGATTATAAACGCCCCAGTAGCGATCGCATTCAAGCCTTCCTCAATGTGCTTCAGCAACAGAATATTGCGGTTAGTGTGCGCTATTCTCGCGGTTTAGATGCTGATGCTGCGTGTGGGCAATTGAGAGCTAGTAAATCATGA
- a CDS encoding cysteine hydrolase family protein — MLINTIQPQRTAVLLIGFQNDYFAADGILYNVIEESSRATKVLENTVELVRCLLATPVLLIATPIFFTPNYQELIEPVGILKTIKDVGAFQVGFKGSQMIDELLPFRSNILEVPGKRGFNAFINTNLEEILQEKEITHVVLAGAVTSICIDSTGRSAHEKGYQVIVLSDCTSARTVFEQEFYHTHVFPLYADTINHTKLLQRLTIA; from the coding sequence ATGCTGATAAATACAATACAACCCCAACGTACTGCTGTACTTTTGATTGGTTTTCAAAATGACTACTTTGCGGCTGATGGGATTTTATATAATGTAATTGAGGAATCTTCAAGAGCTACCAAAGTACTAGAAAACACTGTTGAGCTTGTACGATGTTTGCTAGCGACTCCAGTTTTATTGATTGCAACACCAATTTTTTTTACGCCAAACTATCAGGAATTGATTGAACCTGTAGGAATTCTCAAAACTATCAAAGATGTTGGGGCTTTCCAAGTTGGTTTCAAGGGTTCGCAGATGATTGATGAGTTGTTACCATTTCGTAGCAACATTCTCGAAGTTCCGGGAAAACGAGGATTTAATGCTTTCATTAATACAAATTTAGAAGAGATTCTTCAGGAAAAAGAGATTACTCATGTAGTTTTGGCTGGTGCTGTGACTTCAATTTGTATCGATTCTACAGGTCGTTCTGCTCATGAAAAAGGCTATCAGGTAATAGTTTTGTCTGATTGCACCTCTGCTCGCACTGTATTTGAGCAGGAATTTTATCATACTCATGTCTTCCCTTTGTACGCGGATACCATCAACCACACCAAATTACTTCAGCGTTTGACCATAGCATAA
- a CDS encoding diheme cytochrome c, which yields MSNLVKRKVRDRQFKRRPLGLLLVVLAWSLAMGWLLALASNVQGATPTSQVGTVDVVPQQYQLGQELYVENCSTCHIPIPPEVLPTQTWKNLLQDSQHYGAQLQPLIDPPRILVWRYLQTFSRPQRKDEETPYRVNNSRYFKALHPKVKLQRPVQINSCVSCHPSAADFNFRQLSPEMENSP from the coding sequence ATGTCAAATCTTGTGAAGCGAAAAGTCCGCGATCGCCAATTCAAACGCCGACCTTTAGGTTTACTCTTGGTAGTATTGGCCTGGAGTTTAGCTATGGGTTGGTTGTTAGCCTTAGCTAGCAACGTCCAAGGTGCTACCCCAACATCACAAGTCGGTACAGTTGACGTAGTACCTCAACAATACCAACTTGGGCAAGAATTATATGTAGAAAACTGCTCAACTTGTCACATCCCCATACCACCAGAAGTTTTACCCACTCAAACTTGGAAAAACCTCCTCCAAGACTCGCAACACTACGGCGCACAGCTACAGCCTTTAATCGATCCACCCCGCATTTTAGTCTGGCGGTATCTGCAAACTTTTTCCCGTCCGCAACGCAAAGACGAAGAAACACCCTATCGCGTCAACAATTCACGTTATTTTAAAGCTTTGCATCCTAAAGTCAAGTTACAACGTCCTGTGCAAATTAATAGCTGTGTTAGCTGTCACCCCAGCGCCGCAGATTTCAATTTCCGTCAGTTGAGTCCAGAAATGGAGAATTCGCCGTGA
- a CDS encoding replication restart DNA helicase PriA, giving the protein MQSIYKICCPNCGSAAERHYIFDSQITRTQCPTCDYLMISCTRTGRVIEAYAPGIHAKR; this is encoded by the coding sequence ATGCAGAGTATATACAAAATTTGTTGCCCCAACTGTGGCAGCGCGGCTGAACGTCACTATATTTTTGATAGTCAAATCACTCGCACACAATGCCCAACTTGCGACTACTTAATGATCAGTTGCACTCGTACTGGTAGAGTTATTGAGGCTTATGCCCCTGGTATTCACGCTAAAAGATAA
- a CDS encoding type II toxin-antitoxin system RelE family toxin has protein sequence MQSDNTVSIRFADEFEEKLYRLSKRFRNIRSDVQPIIEQLQQGNIVGDRISGLGEEYIVYKVRVRNSNIQKGKSGGYRLIYQLESPTSILLLTIYSKSDQEDIAANEIRNILADFDSEEG, from the coding sequence ATGCAGAGTGATAACACGGTTTCAATTCGATTTGCTGATGAGTTTGAGGAGAAACTCTACAGACTCTCAAAAAGATTTCGCAATATTCGCTCTGATGTTCAACCCATTATCGAGCAATTACAACAAGGAAATATTGTAGGAGACAGGATTAGCGGTCTGGGTGAGGAGTATATTGTTTACAAGGTGAGAGTTCGCAACAGTAATATTCAAAAAGGTAAAAGCGGTGGATACCGCCTCATCTATCAACTTGAGTCACCCACAAGTATTTTGCTATTAACGATTTATTCCAAATCCGACCAAGAAGACATTGCTGCAAATGAAATCCGCAATATTCTAGCTGATTTTGATAGTGAGGAAGGATGA
- the secA gene encoding preprotein translocase subunit SecA, translating into MLKTLLGDPNARKLKKYQPYITEINLLEEDIKALSDEDLKGKTGEFRQRLAKGETLDDILPEAFAVVREAGRRVLGLRHFDVQMLGGIILHSGQIAEMKTGEGKTLVATLPSYLNALTGKGVHVITVNDYLARRDAEWMGQVHRFLGLSVGLIQANMIPSERQKNYDCDITYVTNSEIGFDYLRDNMATSMADVVQRPFNYCVIDEVDSILVDEARTPLIISGQVERPTEKYLRAAEISFALKKDEHYEVDEKARNVLLTDEGFAEAENLLGVTDLFDPEDPWAHFVFNAIKAKELFLKDVNYIVRNDEVVIVDEFTGRVLPGRRWSDGLHQAIEAKEHVEIQPETQTLATITYQNLFLLYPKLGGMTGTAKTEEAEFEKIYKLEVTIIPTNRIRRRQDLSDMVFKTEPGKWQAIARECGEMHELGRPVLVGTTSVEKSEYLSQLLKQMEIPHELLNARPENVEREAEIVAQAGRRGAVTIATNMAGRGTDIILGGNSEYMARLKLREYFMPRIVQPEDEDTFGVQRASGLPTGSGGGQGFVPGKKVKTWRASPEIFPTQLSKEAEQQLKEAVDLAVREYGDRSLPELEAEEKVAVAAEKAPIDDPVIQKLRAAYNLVKHEYEQFTNREHEEVVELGGLHVIGTERHESRRIDNQLRGRAGRQGDPGSTRFFLSLEDNLLRIFGGDRVAGLMNAFNVEEDMPIESGMLTRSLEGAQKKVETYYYDIRKQVFEYDEVMNNQRRAIYAERRRVLEGQDLKEQVITYAEKTMSEIVDYYINVDLPSEEWELEKLVDKVKEFVYLLGDMQPNQLEDMAVNEIKAFLHEQVRIAYDLKEAQIDQIQPGLMRQAERFFILQRIDTLWREHLQQMDALRESVGLRGYGQKDPLIEYKSEGYELFLDMMVNIRRDVVYSLFMFQPQPQPVVQTSSEMV; encoded by the coding sequence ATGCTAAAAACTTTGTTGGGCGATCCCAACGCTCGTAAACTTAAAAAATACCAACCTTACATTACGGAAATTAACCTCTTAGAGGAAGATATTAAAGCGCTTTCCGATGAGGATTTAAAAGGCAAAACAGGCGAGTTTAGACAGCGGCTTGCCAAAGGGGAAACCCTTGATGATATTCTGCCAGAAGCTTTTGCCGTGGTTCGGGAAGCAGGACGGCGAGTTTTAGGCCTGCGGCACTTTGATGTGCAAATGTTGGGTGGTATTATTTTACACAGTGGGCAAATCGCGGAAATGAAGACTGGGGAAGGTAAAACCCTGGTGGCGACTTTGCCAAGTTATTTAAATGCACTGACTGGTAAAGGTGTACATGTTATTACCGTGAACGATTACCTGGCGCGTCGGGACGCGGAATGGATGGGTCAGGTGCATCGCTTCCTGGGATTGAGTGTAGGTCTAATTCAGGCGAACATGATTCCCAGTGAGCGTCAGAAAAATTATGACTGTGATATTACTTATGTCACTAATAGTGAGATAGGTTTTGATTACCTCCGGGATAATATGGCCACGTCAATGGCAGATGTGGTGCAGCGCCCATTCAATTACTGCGTTATCGACGAAGTAGACTCGATTTTAGTAGATGAAGCGCGGACACCGCTAATTATTTCTGGACAGGTGGAAAGACCTACCGAGAAATATTTACGAGCAGCTGAAATCTCCTTTGCTCTCAAAAAAGATGAGCATTATGAGGTAGATGAAAAAGCGCGGAACGTACTGTTGACTGATGAGGGCTTTGCGGAAGCCGAAAACCTGTTGGGTGTAACCGATTTATTTGACCCAGAAGACCCTTGGGCGCACTTTGTATTTAATGCGATTAAAGCCAAAGAACTGTTCCTGAAGGATGTCAACTATATCGTCCGCAATGACGAAGTAGTGATTGTTGATGAATTTACCGGACGGGTGCTTCCGGGAAGACGTTGGAGTGACGGTCTGCACCAAGCTATTGAAGCTAAAGAACATGTAGAAATTCAGCCAGAAACTCAAACTTTGGCAACAATTACCTATCAAAACCTGTTCTTGCTGTATCCCAAGTTGGGAGGAATGACCGGAACAGCCAAGACAGAAGAAGCTGAGTTTGAAAAAATCTACAAGCTGGAAGTCACCATTATTCCTACCAACCGGATCAGAAGACGGCAAGATTTGTCTGACATGGTCTTTAAGACAGAACCAGGCAAATGGCAAGCGATCGCCCGCGAATGTGGAGAAATGCACGAACTGGGTAGGCCTGTATTAGTTGGCACCACCAGCGTCGAAAAATCTGAGTATCTCAGCCAACTGCTGAAGCAGATGGAAATCCCCCACGAGTTACTCAACGCACGCCCCGAAAACGTGGAACGGGAAGCGGAAATTGTGGCTCAGGCAGGACGCAGAGGTGCTGTAACTATCGCCACTAACATGGCTGGTAGAGGTACAGATATCATCCTGGGTGGTAACTCCGAATACATGGCCCGACTGAAGCTGCGGGAATATTTTATGCCCCGGATTGTGCAGCCAGAAGATGAAGACACCTTTGGCGTACAAAGAGCATCTGGTTTACCCACAGGAAGCGGTGGCGGACAAGGCTTTGTCCCTGGGAAAAAAGTCAAAACTTGGCGCGCTTCTCCAGAAATTTTCCCCACTCAGCTATCCAAAGAAGCTGAACAGCAATTAAAAGAAGCTGTCGATTTAGCGGTGCGGGAATATGGCGATCGCAGTTTACCCGAATTAGAAGCCGAAGAAAAAGTAGCTGTCGCCGCCGAAAAAGCCCCCATTGATGACCCTGTAATTCAAAAATTGCGGGCTGCTTACAACCTTGTGAAGCACGAATACGAACAATTCACTAACCGCGAACATGAAGAAGTGGTGGAATTAGGTGGATTGCACGTAATTGGTACAGAACGTCACGAATCCCGCCGCATCGACAACCAATTGCGCGGACGTGCAGGTAGACAAGGTGACCCTGGTTCCACCAGATTCTTCCTCAGTTTAGAAGATAACTTACTGCGGATTTTTGGTGGCGATCGCGTTGCGGGTTTAATGAATGCCTTCAACGTCGAAGAAGATATGCCCATTGAATCTGGGATGCTGACTCGCAGTTTGGAAGGCGCACAGAAAAAAGTCGAAACCTACTACTACGATATCCGGAAGCAGGTATTTGAGTACGACGAAGTGATGAACAACCAACGTCGCGCCATCTACGCCGAACGCCGCCGGGTGCTAGAAGGTCAAGACCTGAAAGAACAGGTGATCACCTACGCCGAAAAAACAATGAGCGAAATCGTTGACTATTACATCAACGTCGATTTGCCCTCAGAAGAGTGGGAATTAGAAAAGTTGGTGGATAAAGTCAAGGAATTTGTCTATTTGTTAGGAGATATGCAGCCAAATCAGTTAGAAGATATGGCGGTAAATGAAATTAAAGCCTTCCTCCACGAACAGGTAAGAATTGCCTACGACCTCAAAGAAGCACAAATTGACCAAATTCAGCCAGGATTAATGCGTCAAGCCGAACGCTTCTTTATTTTGCAACGCATTGATACCCTGTGGCGGGAACACCTGCAACAAATGGATGCGCTGCGCGAATCTGTAGGATTGCGTGGTTATGGGCAAAAAGACCCATTAATTGAGTACAAGAGCGAAGGTTATGAACTCTTCTTGGATATGATGGTCAACATCCGCCGAGATGTGGTTTACTCCTTGTTCATGTTCCAGCCGCAGCCGCAACCTGTAGTGCAAACATCATCGGAGATGGTGTAG